From one Pseudactinotalea sp. HY158 genomic stretch:
- the mutM gene encoding bifunctional DNA-formamidopyrimidine glycosylase/DNA-(apurinic or apyrimidinic site) lyase, which produces MPELPEVETIRAGIADHAVGGRIESVEVFSDRAMRRQQGGRDEFAALLAGRTLTGARRRGKFLWLTLDHEGEEALLIHLGMSGQVLVRERTDDAAHLPAHARVRLTLAGGPGNTGVPGRTVELLFVDQRTFGYMWAGPLTPEGLPEPVAHIGRDLLDPALAAGTADYSELVRAIRGTGRGIKTVLLDQRVLSGIGNIYADEALWRARLHYATPAERLRPIRAGELLESARDVLTEALAAGGTSFDALYVDVAGDSGYFERELAVYGREGLPCGRCGRAIVREPWANRSSFRCPACQRKR; this is translated from the coding sequence ATCCGCGCCGGGATCGCCGATCACGCCGTCGGCGGGCGGATCGAGTCGGTCGAGGTGTTCTCCGATCGCGCGATGCGCCGCCAGCAGGGTGGCCGCGACGAGTTCGCCGCGCTGCTGGCCGGCCGCACGCTCACCGGCGCCCGCCGCCGCGGGAAGTTCCTGTGGCTCACCCTCGACCACGAGGGGGAGGAGGCCCTCCTCATCCACCTCGGCATGAGCGGGCAGGTGCTCGTGCGAGAGCGTACGGACGACGCAGCTCACCTTCCCGCGCATGCGCGGGTGCGTCTCACGCTCGCCGGTGGCCCCGGTAACACAGGTGTCCCCGGTAGGACAGTGGAGCTGCTGTTCGTCGACCAGCGCACGTTCGGCTACATGTGGGCCGGGCCGCTGACGCCCGAGGGCCTGCCCGAGCCCGTCGCCCACATCGGCCGCGACCTGCTCGACCCGGCACTCGCCGCCGGCACGGCTGACTATTCGGAGCTCGTGCGCGCGATCCGTGGCACCGGCCGCGGGATCAAGACCGTGCTGCTCGATCAGCGGGTCCTCTCCGGCATCGGCAACATCTACGCCGACGAGGCGCTGTGGCGGGCCCGGCTGCACTACGCCACCCCGGCGGAGCGGCTGCGACCGATCCGGGCGGGTGAACTGCTCGAGTCCGCCCGGGACGTGCTGACCGAGGCGCTCGCGGCGGGCGGCACGAGTTTCGATGCGCTCTACGTCGACGTCGCCGGCGATTCCGGCTACTTCGAACGGGAACTGGCCGTCTACGGGCGCGAGGGCCTGCCGTGCGGACGGTGCGGGCGTGCCATCGTGCGCGAGCCGTGGGCCAACCGCTCCTCCTTCCGGTGCCCCGCCTGCCAGCGGAAACGTTAG
- a CDS encoding type II toxin-antitoxin system RelE/ParE family toxin: MRAAVERIGADSGRGRACDEIREGYRRYGIGSHLVFYVEMADNVDIVRHPAPAHGPDATHVGRRR, encoded by the coding sequence ATTCGGGCGGCGGTGGAACGGATAGGGGCGGACTCGGGCCGCGGGCGCGCCTGCGACGAGATCCGCGAAGGGTACCGGCGCTACGGCATCGGCAGCCATCTCGTGTTCTACGTCGAGATGGCCGACAACGTCGACATCGTGCGGCATCCTGCACCGGCGCATGGGCCCGACGCGACACATGTAGGCCGGCGTCGATGA
- a CDS encoding helix-turn-helix domain-containing protein, whose product MGGYRIGRELAEFGEHVRGWRMVLGLTAQQVAERAGITRDTLRKVESGDPGVGFGNVAQVLRALGVLDRTVQAVDPLGSDIGRLRAGKLAKRRAR is encoded by the coding sequence ATGGGTGGGTACCGGATCGGCCGTGAGCTAGCCGAGTTCGGCGAGCATGTGCGTGGCTGGCGCATGGTCCTCGGACTCACCGCGCAGCAGGTGGCCGAGCGCGCCGGCATCACGCGAGACACGCTGCGCAAGGTCGAGTCGGGAGACCCCGGTGTGGGTTTCGGGAACGTCGCGCAGGTGCTGCGCGCCCTCGGTGTGCTCGATCGGACGGTCCAGGCGGTCGACCCGCTCGGCAGCGACATCGGGCGTCTGCGGGCCGGAAAACTCGCGAAGAGACGCGCACGATGA
- a CDS encoding type II toxin-antitoxin system HipA family toxin, whose translation MTTVDVVIDRAGESILVGQAHFTRERSRISTTFLYDPSYLAGDGMSIDPALPLVSGAQHQPGLVRAFADSAPDRWGRNLIEKAERARAREEGRASRRLDDLDFLLGVSDDARQGALRYRIAGTSTFVGNASHVPQLVSLPALLHASDDVAADDDPREAVKQLLDTGTTGLGGARPKASVRLEDGALAIAKFPHSGDRWDVMAWEATALDLLESAAIRTPTRRLTRVGERSVLILRRFDRTDDGHRVGYISAMTALGASDGDQRDYAEIAEAIRDLSLSPKADHRALFDRAVASIVLGNTDDHLRNHGFLADRGSWTLSPAFDVNPNPDPWKARSTAILGAYALPDEAEALLPLAEECALSADEARARMLRILAVTADWRGAARRNGIPEREIEMMAESIDTRSAAVAGAAGAA comes from the coding sequence ATGACCACGGTCGACGTCGTGATCGACCGGGCCGGAGAGTCGATCCTGGTGGGGCAGGCGCATTTCACCAGGGAGCGTAGCCGGATCTCCACCACGTTCCTCTACGACCCGAGCTACCTGGCCGGCGACGGGATGAGTATCGACCCTGCGCTGCCGCTCGTCTCGGGGGCGCAGCATCAGCCCGGTCTCGTGCGGGCCTTCGCCGACAGCGCTCCCGACCGCTGGGGCAGGAATCTCATCGAGAAGGCAGAGCGCGCCCGTGCCCGCGAAGAGGGCCGAGCCTCGCGCCGACTGGACGACCTCGACTTCCTCCTGGGTGTCAGCGACGACGCGCGTCAGGGAGCCCTGCGATACCGGATCGCCGGCACCTCGACGTTCGTCGGCAACGCGTCGCACGTCCCACAGTTGGTCTCACTCCCGGCGCTGCTGCATGCCTCCGACGACGTCGCCGCGGACGACGATCCCCGTGAAGCCGTCAAGCAACTGCTCGACACAGGCACGACCGGGCTGGGCGGTGCGCGTCCGAAGGCGTCTGTTCGCCTCGAAGACGGTGCGTTGGCCATCGCCAAGTTCCCCCACTCCGGCGACCGGTGGGACGTCATGGCGTGGGAGGCGACAGCGCTGGATCTACTGGAGTCGGCGGCCATCCGAACACCCACCCGGCGGCTGACACGAGTGGGCGAGCGCAGCGTGCTCATCCTGCGACGATTCGACCGCACCGACGACGGGCACAGAGTCGGCTACATCAGCGCGATGACCGCGCTCGGCGCCTCCGACGGCGACCAGCGCGACTATGCCGAGATCGCCGAGGCGATCCGAGACCTCTCGCTCTCCCCGAAGGCGGACCACCGAGCGCTCTTCGATCGTGCGGTCGCATCCATCGTTCTGGGGAATACCGATGACCACCTCCGCAACCACGGCTTCCTCGCAGATCGCGGCTCATGGACGCTCAGCCCGGCCTTCGACGTGAATCCCAACCCGGATCCGTGGAAGGCGCGCTCGACGGCGATCTTGGGGGCCTACGCGCTCCCCGACGAAGCTGAGGCATTGCTGCCGCTGGCCGAGGAATGCGCCCTGAGCGCCGACGAGGCGCGCGCCAGGATGCTCCGCATCCTGGCGGTGACGGCCGACTGGCGCGGCGCAGCGCGGAGGAACGGCATTCCCGAGCGGGAGATCGAGATGATGGCGGAGTCGATCGACACTCGATCGGCGGCCGTGGCCGGCGCGGCGGGAGCGGCCTGA
- a CDS encoding histidine phosphatase family protein — protein MTEIYLIRHGETAWSRSGRHTSVTDLDLTEIGVRQAESLKGRLDPAAFDLVLSSPRLRARRTAELAGFSADRVELCEDLVEWDYGDYEGVTSADIRAERPGWTIWTGDVPGGETAEQVRARLTRVIDRAAGSGLDRVLCFGHGHGLRAMTLCWLGLDFGLGDSFPLATGTVSVLAPYKGGRALSRWNSQL, from the coding sequence ATGACAGAGATCTACCTGATTCGTCATGGCGAGACCGCGTGGAGCCGCAGCGGGCGGCACACCTCGGTCACCGACCTGGACCTGACCGAGATCGGGGTGCGGCAGGCCGAGTCGCTCAAGGGCCGGCTCGATCCCGCCGCGTTCGACCTGGTGCTCTCGAGTCCGCGGCTGCGTGCCCGGCGCACGGCCGAGCTCGCCGGATTCTCCGCCGACCGGGTCGAGCTCTGCGAGGACCTCGTCGAATGGGACTACGGCGACTACGAGGGGGTGACAAGCGCCGACATCCGCGCCGAGAGGCCGGGCTGGACCATCTGGACCGGCGACGTTCCCGGGGGCGAGACGGCGGAGCAGGTGCGCGCCCGCCTCACCCGGGTGATCGACCGCGCCGCCGGGTCGGGTCTGGACCGCGTGCTCTGCTTCGGCCACGGTCACGGCCTGCGGGCGATGACCCTGTGCTGGCTCGGGCTCGACTTCGGCTTGGGCGACTCGTTCCCGTTGGCGACCGGGACGGTGAGCGTGCTCGCCCCCTACAAGGGCGGGCGGGCCCTGTCGCGATGGAATTCGCAGCTGTGA
- a CDS encoding response regulator transcription factor, translating to MIVDDHEVVRRGIAEVIDRSDGLQVVGEAGSVAEAVRRMMLVRPAVLLVDLQLPDGTGIDIINAATRDLPEARSIVLTSFDDDEAVSEALTAGAKAFLLKSVRGAEIAEVVRAVAAGRVLLDHRTITRHQSEDDPTADLTKSERRVLELIAEGLTNREIADRLGVAEKTVKNHITSLLSKMGLERRTQVVAWVAGRRGGAWRRRDS from the coding sequence ATGATCGTCGACGACCACGAGGTCGTCCGCCGCGGGATCGCCGAGGTGATCGACCGCTCCGACGGCCTGCAGGTCGTCGGCGAGGCCGGCTCCGTGGCCGAGGCCGTCCGGCGGATGATGCTCGTGCGCCCGGCGGTGCTACTCGTCGACCTGCAACTGCCCGACGGCACCGGCATCGACATCATCAACGCCGCCACGCGCGACCTGCCCGAGGCCCGCAGCATCGTGCTCACCTCCTTCGACGACGACGAGGCGGTGAGCGAGGCCCTGACCGCCGGCGCCAAGGCCTTCCTGCTCAAGAGCGTGCGCGGGGCCGAGATCGCCGAGGTGGTCCGGGCCGTGGCCGCGGGCCGGGTGCTGCTCGACCACCGCACGATCACCCGCCACCAGAGCGAGGACGACCCGACCGCCGACCTGACCAAGTCCGAGCGGCGGGTGCTCGAGCTCATCGCCGAGGGGCTGACGAACCGCGAGATCGCCGACCGGCTCGGCGTCGCCGAGAAGACCGTGAAGAACCACATCACCTCGCTCCTGTCCAAGATGGGACTCGAGCGGCGCACCCAGGTCGTCGCCTGGGTGGCCGGGCGCCGCGGCGGTGCCTGGCGACGGAGGGACTCATGA
- a CDS encoding M20/M25/M40 family metallo-hydrolase yields MTDPLQDRLRAEVAGLMPRALDELRALVALRSVADAQVEDPRELELAARWVRDSLAAEGLEARLARTPDGTDAVIATYDGPPDSPRVLLYAHYDVQPAHAEEWTSDPWDLTERDGRHYGRGAADCKGNILAHLTALRACRALSGDGYPCSLTVVVEGSEEQGTGGLEDYVRDHPEEFAAEIVIIGDVGNIAVGVPTLTVALRGMADTIVRVRTGSGQLHSGAFGGAAPDALAALIAMLASLRDADGNTTIDGLAADGVWEGTQYDEETFRADAGILPGVRRIGSGTISDHLWARPAVTVLGIDAPAVIGSVPSVQPAAAARVSLRVPPGMDPGRAQEALVEHLRGAAPGGVHVEFERVGLGRPFSARQDTRAFELLAGAMADAFDAPTQTSGQGGSIPLTAALADAHPEASIVLVGVAEPASRMHAEDESVHPDEISHLALAEALFLHRLAAHAG; encoded by the coding sequence ATGACCGACCCGCTTCAGGACCGGCTGCGCGCGGAGGTCGCCGGCCTCATGCCCCGTGCCCTGGACGAACTGCGCGCCCTCGTGGCGCTGCGGTCCGTGGCGGACGCGCAGGTCGAGGATCCACGTGAGCTCGAGCTCGCGGCCCGCTGGGTCCGAGACTCGCTGGCCGCCGAGGGGCTCGAGGCTCGGCTCGCCCGCACTCCCGACGGCACGGACGCCGTCATCGCGACCTACGACGGCCCGCCCGACTCCCCGCGGGTGCTGCTCTACGCCCACTACGACGTCCAGCCCGCCCACGCCGAGGAGTGGACGAGCGACCCGTGGGACCTGACCGAACGGGACGGGCGCCACTACGGCCGCGGCGCCGCCGACTGCAAGGGCAACATCCTCGCCCACCTCACGGCCCTGCGCGCGTGCCGGGCGCTGAGCGGCGACGGCTACCCGTGCTCCCTCACCGTCGTGGTCGAGGGCTCCGAGGAACAGGGCACCGGCGGCCTCGAGGACTACGTGCGCGACCACCCGGAGGAGTTCGCGGCCGAGATCGTCATCATCGGGGACGTCGGCAACATCGCCGTCGGAGTGCCGACGCTCACGGTCGCCCTGCGCGGGATGGCCGACACGATCGTGCGCGTGCGCACCGGCAGCGGACAACTCCATTCGGGAGCGTTCGGCGGCGCCGCCCCCGACGCGCTCGCGGCCCTCATCGCCATGCTCGCGAGCCTGCGCGACGCCGACGGGAACACGACCATCGACGGGCTCGCCGCCGACGGCGTCTGGGAGGGCACGCAATACGACGAGGAGACCTTCCGCGCCGATGCGGGCATCCTGCCCGGGGTGCGCCGGATCGGCAGCGGGACGATCTCCGACCACCTGTGGGCCCGTCCCGCGGTCACCGTGCTCGGAATCGACGCCCCCGCCGTGATCGGCTCGGTGCCGTCGGTGCAGCCCGCCGCCGCGGCCCGCGTCAGCCTGCGCGTGCCACCCGGGATGGACCCGGGGCGGGCACAGGAGGCGCTCGTCGAACACCTGCGAGGGGCCGCGCCCGGGGGCGTGCACGTCGAGTTCGAGCGGGTCGGCCTCGGTCGCCCCTTCTCCGCCCGACAGGACACCCGCGCGTTCGAGCTGCTCGCCGGCGCGATGGCCGACGCCTTCGACGCGCCCACGCAGACCTCCGGCCAGGGCGGATCGATCCCGCTCACCGCGGCCCTCGCCGACGCCCACCCGGAGGCCTCGATCGTCCTCGTCGGGGTGGCCGAGCCGGCGAGCCGCATGCACGCCGAGGACGAGTCGGTCCACCCCGACGAGATCTCCCACCTCGCGCTCGCGGAGGCGCTCTTCCTGCACCGTCTCGCCGCTCACGCCGGCTGA
- a CDS encoding alpha/beta fold hydrolase, whose product MEARIAGSAVHYIEHGDGMPILVLHGAGVDHREIAVALEPAFAAAPRDHRRLYPDLPGMGKTPMPAAVMSNDDVLDLLIGFAGEVIGDHPYLVVGHSYGAYLARALADAEPDRVAGLALIAPVGAGTEQAAPRPQHRALVSTVDAERELAADLAETYRTYFVLQTPQTLERHRRYIAPSAALVDWAGLTRVFANWTLRDRRRAPASDDRPVLILAGRQDSIAGSAHAQSLADHYARATVGVLDRAGHALLHEQPGLAAALLLDWLDRCDGLPTT is encoded by the coding sequence ATGGAGGCGAGGATCGCCGGGTCGGCCGTGCACTACATCGAGCACGGAGACGGCATGCCGATCCTCGTGCTGCACGGCGCGGGGGTCGATCATCGCGAGATCGCGGTGGCGCTCGAGCCCGCGTTCGCCGCGGCCCCGCGCGATCATCGGCGCCTGTACCCCGACCTGCCGGGGATGGGGAAGACGCCGATGCCCGCGGCGGTCATGAGCAACGACGACGTCCTCGACCTCCTCATCGGATTCGCCGGCGAGGTCATCGGTGACCACCCGTACCTCGTCGTGGGCCATTCGTACGGTGCGTACCTCGCCCGGGCGCTCGCCGACGCCGAGCCGGACCGAGTGGCCGGCCTGGCGCTCATCGCCCCGGTCGGTGCGGGCACCGAACAGGCGGCTCCGCGCCCGCAGCATCGTGCGCTGGTCTCGACGGTCGACGCCGAGCGGGAGCTGGCAGCGGACCTCGCCGAGACCTACCGCACCTATTTCGTGCTGCAGACCCCGCAGACCCTCGAGCGTCACCGCCGGTACATCGCTCCGTCGGCGGCGCTGGTCGACTGGGCCGGCCTGACGAGGGTGTTCGCGAACTGGACGCTGCGCGACCGGCGGAGGGCGCCGGCATCCGACGACCGACCGGTCCTCATCCTCGCCGGCCGGCAGGACTCGATCGCCGGCAGCGCCCACGCGCAGTCCCTCGCCGACCACTACGCCCGCGCGACCGTCGGCGTGCTCGACCGCGCGGGCCACGCCCTGCTGCACGAGCAGCCCGGCCTCGCCGCGGCGCTCCTGCTCGACTGGCTCGATCGCTGCGACGGGTTGCCGACTACGTGA
- a CDS encoding sulfatase yields MTSDPLDALDEVRRRIGALREQARLNAERTSALPAETHSDDMTATPRRRPNLVFVMSDDHAAHAISAYGGRVNRTPNLDRIATEGVLMGSVYCTNSLCTPSRASILTGTYSHVNGSPSIYSEFDYRVPTFVEALQATGYATAIFGKWHLGESAASRPRGFDSWQVFPDQGDYVDPEMVTAAGPVDVPGYATDIVTDLSLEWLRSLDGDRPFCLMVHHKAPHRPWIPHPRHGHLYADGDLPEPATLFDDHSTMSRAVRDVRMSIADDLTRDDIKEDVPPELLGPENTRARTSWTYQRYLRDYLQTVQAVDDGVGALLDHLDEAGLAEDTIVVYTSDQGFFLGDHGWFDKRLMFDQSLQMPMLLRWPAEIPAGTRREEIITNVDFAATFLDACGLDPSQVLPTSQGRSFRPILRGEQVEDWPTSMYYRYWEHDDPVHHAPAHYGVRTDRYKYIHYYGDGLGSPGSSDRRFEQEYELYDLGADPEELTNVAGDPAYADILADLRAELTRLQARYGDRPYAGPDTPRPDWSTGVHTFGGGPHERTDGAAHLT; encoded by the coding sequence ATGACGAGCGATCCCTTGGATGCACTCGATGAGGTGCGCCGCCGGATCGGCGCGTTGCGGGAACAGGCCCGGCTCAACGCCGAGCGGACCTCCGCACTGCCGGCCGAGACCCACTCGGACGACATGACGGCGACTCCGCGGCGCCGACCCAACCTGGTCTTCGTCATGTCGGACGATCACGCCGCGCACGCGATCTCGGCGTACGGCGGCCGGGTGAACCGGACCCCGAACCTCGACCGGATCGCCACCGAGGGCGTGCTCATGGGGTCGGTGTACTGCACGAACTCCCTGTGCACACCGTCGCGGGCGAGCATCCTCACGGGCACCTACAGCCACGTCAACGGCTCCCCGTCGATCTACTCCGAGTTCGACTACCGCGTTCCCACCTTCGTCGAGGCCCTGCAGGCGACCGGGTACGCGACGGCGATCTTCGGCAAGTGGCACCTCGGGGAGTCGGCGGCGTCCCGGCCCCGCGGCTTCGACTCCTGGCAGGTGTTCCCCGACCAGGGGGACTACGTCGATCCGGAGATGGTCACCGCCGCCGGCCCCGTGGACGTGCCCGGATACGCGACGGACATCGTGACCGACCTGAGCCTGGAGTGGCTGCGCTCACTCGACGGCGATCGGCCGTTCTGCCTCATGGTCCACCACAAGGCCCCGCACCGCCCGTGGATCCCCCACCCCCGGCACGGCCACCTGTACGCCGACGGAGACCTGCCCGAGCCGGCCACCCTCTTCGACGACCACTCCACCATGAGTCGGGCCGTGCGGGACGTGCGGATGTCGATCGCGGACGACCTCACCCGCGACGACATCAAGGAGGACGTGCCCCCCGAGCTCCTCGGGCCCGAGAACACCCGGGCGCGCACCAGCTGGACGTACCAGCGCTACCTGCGCGACTACCTGCAGACCGTGCAGGCGGTCGACGACGGCGTGGGGGCGCTGCTCGACCACCTCGACGAGGCGGGCCTGGCCGAGGACACGATCGTGGTCTACACCTCCGACCAGGGCTTCTTCCTCGGCGACCACGGCTGGTTCGACAAGCGGCTCATGTTCGACCAGTCGCTGCAGATGCCGATGCTGCTGCGCTGGCCCGCCGAGATCCCCGCCGGCACCCGCCGCGAGGAGATCATCACGAACGTCGACTTCGCCGCCACGTTCCTCGACGCGTGCGGGCTCGACCCGTCGCAGGTGCTGCCGACCTCCCAGGGCCGCAGCTTCCGCCCGATCCTGCGCGGGGAGCAGGTCGAGGACTGGCCCACGTCGATGTACTACCGGTACTGGGAGCACGACGACCCGGTCCATCACGCCCCCGCCCACTACGGCGTGCGCACCGACCGGTACAAGTACATCCACTACTACGGCGACGGGCTCGGCTCCCCCGGCTCCTCGGACCGGCGCTTCGAGCAGGAGTACGAGCTGTACGACCTCGGAGCCGATCCCGAGGAACTGACGAACGTCGCAGGCGATCCGGCCTACGCGGACATCCTCGCCGACCTGCGCGCCGAGCTGACGCGCCTCCAGGCCCGCTACGGCGACCGGCCCTATGCGGGGCCGGACACCCCGCGGCCCGACTGGAGCACCGGCGTCCATACGTTCGGCGGCGGGCCGCACGAGCGTACGGACGGCGCAGCGCACCTCACGTAG
- a CDS encoding GAF domain-containing protein: MKRIIDALLTVTSHLDLNEVLGEIVTAACHLTGARYAAIGVLDSIGQIDPFVSHGLDPDLVATLRHPEGRGVLAAIPPDGHLVLEDLTTHPDFGGFPEHHPIMHTFLGVPIHVAGEAYGRLYVAEKDGGFTEADTDSMHLLASAAAVAVQNSDLYTAVRTRERWLQAGHDITSALLQDPDPEDALALIASRIRQVADADAACIVLPGVGGDWVIEIVDGPETADLLGIVMPAEGRARSVLSSGAGLVVDSFSRTPSLRVPEFGRYGPALYAPLLADGNALGVIALLRRLGAPEFMQDELTIAESIAGQAALALKLAEARAAKDRATLLDERARIGRDLHDLAIQQLFATGLQLSKARESVTDSIVHQALTEALDGVDDSVRQIRAIVRSIRSDDEAAPILERLQRETSLARTGLGFAPSLVVTPSDPRDDVNELAALVGGDLADDIVAVVREGLANAARHARASSVHVQVDLSPRSVQIEVADDGVGIDPARTRASGLANLGSRARRHGGTFMFGPGETGGSLLHWDARLG; this comes from the coding sequence GTGAAACGCATCATCGACGCCCTGCTCACCGTCACGTCCCACCTCGACCTGAACGAGGTCCTGGGAGAGATCGTGACCGCGGCGTGTCACCTGACGGGCGCGCGGTACGCGGCGATCGGCGTGCTCGACTCGATCGGCCAGATCGATCCGTTCGTGAGCCACGGCCTCGACCCGGATCTCGTCGCGACCCTGCGGCATCCGGAGGGCCGGGGCGTGCTCGCGGCGATCCCGCCGGACGGCCACCTCGTGCTCGAGGACCTGACGACCCACCCGGACTTCGGCGGATTCCCGGAGCACCATCCGATCATGCACACCTTCCTCGGGGTGCCGATCCACGTGGCCGGGGAGGCCTACGGGCGCCTGTACGTCGCGGAGAAGGACGGCGGCTTCACCGAGGCCGACACCGACTCGATGCACCTGCTCGCCTCCGCGGCCGCGGTCGCCGTGCAGAACAGCGACCTGTACACGGCGGTGCGCACGCGGGAGCGGTGGCTGCAGGCAGGCCACGACATCACCTCGGCCCTGCTGCAGGATCCCGATCCCGAGGACGCCCTCGCGCTCATCGCCTCCCGGATTCGGCAGGTGGCCGATGCGGACGCGGCCTGCATCGTGCTGCCGGGGGTCGGCGGGGACTGGGTGATCGAGATCGTCGACGGCCCGGAGACGGCGGACCTGCTCGGCATCGTCATGCCGGCGGAGGGCCGGGCCCGCAGCGTGCTCTCCTCCGGTGCCGGGCTCGTGGTCGATTCGTTCTCACGCACCCCCTCGCTGCGGGTTCCCGAGTTCGGGCGCTACGGACCGGCGCTCTATGCCCCGCTCCTGGCCGACGGGAACGCGCTCGGCGTCATCGCCCTGCTGCGCCGGCTCGGGGCACCCGAGTTCATGCAGGACGAGTTGACGATCGCCGAGTCGATCGCGGGCCAAGCGGCCCTCGCGCTCAAGCTCGCCGAGGCCCGCGCGGCCAAGGACCGGGCCACGCTGCTCGACGAGCGCGCCCGGATCGGGCGCGACCTGCACGACCTGGCCATCCAGCAGCTGTTCGCCACGGGGCTGCAGCTGAGCAAGGCCCGCGAATCGGTCACCGACTCGATCGTGCACCAGGCGCTCACCGAGGCGCTCGACGGCGTGGACGACTCCGTGCGCCAGATCCGGGCGATCGTGCGCTCGATCCGCAGCGACGACGAGGCCGCCCCGATCCTCGAACGGCTGCAGCGGGAGACCTCGCTCGCCCGCACGGGGCTGGGCTTCGCGCCCTCGCTCGTGGTCACGCCCTCCGACCCCCGCGACGACGTGAACGAGCTGGCCGCCCTCGTGGGCGGCGACCTGGCCGACGACATCGTCGCGGTCGTGCGTGAGGGGCTCGCCAACGCGGCCCGGCACGCGCGCGCCTCCTCGGTGCACGTGCAGGTGGACCTCAGCCCCCGAAGTGTGCAGATCGAGGTGGCCGACGACGGGGTGGGCATCGACCCCGCCCGCACCCGCGCCTCCGGCCTGGCGAACCTCGGCTCGCGGGCCCGCCGGCACGGGGGCACGTTCATGTTCGGCCCCGGCGAGACCGGCGGCAGCCTTCTGCACTGGGACGCCCGGCTGGGATGA